A section of the Teredinibacter franksiae genome encodes:
- a CDS encoding GmrSD restriction endonuclease domain-containing protein: MNSGIQPFSIKQLLSDASLYLVPMYQRNYAWDETEINQLIQDVFDCQEKSDQNKTYYIGTLVVFERSDGSFEVIDGQQRFTTLSLLTSYLKNSTGKGKSEEKEKIEPDMAWYQKLNIDFESRPKSKDTFDALFQGVEPHKLRGEAYNASVVNGYELIGKVLKQLPDGKFVDFCEYLFNHVQITRVKVPDDTDLNHYFEVMNNRGEQLEKHEVVKSRLMAALNEISDLQDKQVSLRALNKVWEACANMERYVQYGFSTTERGKIFGKDWGGFVLNNFKELTDILSKLADSSMTTASDSTAMTLADILGKPVIAVDDSDEENDGASERFNGVINFSNFLLHVLRVWCEKNVPLDDKQLLNEFEEKILKAEDKIAAVKSFTFALLKCKYLFDQFIIKREFLKGTDGWSLKRLNRYSAKSVSYINTFGEGEDGFEGVNRKILMLLSAFHVSTPTLVYKHWLNGALYYLCRQPQIKSTHYLSYLEWLARSFVFQRFLAVDEGQSYYDMIYGNGGESTGRSSTSYSLPDSKLNFGAIENNFVFNYLDYLLWRKGGNNDIIKQFEFTFRSSVEHFSPQHPMDGHEPTPKKSLHAFGNLCLISHSKNSRLSNFQPTAKQEHFAVNIAKKQIDSLKLYAMLMLLGLNGAWTETEIKQHGDEMLSLLQEASREPKGGQ, encoded by the coding sequence ATGAATAGCGGTATTCAACCCTTCAGCATTAAACAGTTATTGAGTGATGCATCTCTTTATTTAGTGCCCATGTACCAGCGTAACTACGCGTGGGACGAAACAGAGATCAATCAGCTTATTCAGGATGTTTTCGATTGCCAGGAAAAAAGTGATCAGAACAAGACGTACTACATTGGCACGCTGGTGGTATTTGAGCGTAGCGATGGCAGTTTTGAGGTGATAGACGGCCAGCAGCGCTTTACCACTTTATCTTTACTGACCAGCTACCTTAAAAATAGTACGGGCAAAGGGAAGAGTGAAGAAAAAGAAAAAATTGAGCCGGATATGGCCTGGTATCAAAAACTCAATATCGATTTTGAAAGCCGACCTAAATCTAAAGATACTTTTGATGCGCTTTTTCAAGGTGTGGAGCCACATAAGTTGAGGGGGGAGGCATATAACGCCAGTGTTGTTAACGGCTATGAGCTGATAGGCAAAGTGCTAAAGCAGTTGCCAGACGGAAAGTTTGTTGATTTTTGCGAGTACCTGTTCAACCACGTGCAAATAACCCGCGTGAAAGTTCCGGACGATACCGACCTGAACCACTATTTTGAAGTGATGAATAATCGCGGCGAGCAACTGGAAAAGCACGAAGTTGTGAAATCTAGGCTGATGGCCGCACTCAATGAAATTAGTGATCTTCAAGATAAGCAAGTTAGTCTAAGGGCGCTGAATAAAGTGTGGGAAGCTTGTGCCAATATGGAGCGTTACGTTCAGTATGGTTTTTCCACTACAGAGCGCGGAAAAATATTTGGCAAGGATTGGGGTGGTTTTGTTCTCAATAACTTTAAAGAACTTACAGATATATTGTCTAAGCTTGCTGATTCTTCCATGACCACAGCAAGTGATTCGACAGCAATGACACTGGCAGACATTCTCGGTAAACCGGTGATAGCTGTTGATGACAGCGACGAAGAAAACGATGGAGCTTCTGAGCGCTTTAACGGTGTTATTAACTTTTCAAATTTTTTATTACACGTACTCCGGGTCTGGTGCGAAAAAAATGTACCGCTGGATGATAAGCAATTACTCAATGAGTTTGAGGAGAAAATACTCAAAGCTGAAGACAAGATTGCAGCGGTAAAGAGCTTTACGTTTGCCCTGCTAAAATGCAAATACTTGTTTGACCAATTCATTATTAAGCGCGAGTTTTTGAAAGGAACCGATGGTTGGAGCCTAAAGCGCTTGAATCGTTATTCCGCTAAGAGCGTCAGCTACATTAATACCTTTGGCGAGGGCGAAGACGGATTTGAGGGAGTGAACAGAAAGATTTTAATGCTGCTGTCTGCGTTCCATGTATCAACTCCCACACTTGTTTATAAGCACTGGTTAAATGGGGCGCTGTATTATTTGTGCCGCCAGCCGCAAATAAAATCTACTCACTACCTGAGTTATTTGGAGTGGCTGGCCAGATCTTTTGTGTTTCAGCGTTTTCTGGCCGTTGATGAAGGACAGTCCTATTACGACATGATCTACGGTAATGGTGGGGAAAGCACTGGTCGGTCATCCACCTCGTACAGTCTACCCGATAGCAAGTTGAATTTTGGTGCGATTGAAAACAACTTTGTTTTTAATTATCTGGATTATTTGCTGTGGCGCAAAGGAGGTAATAACGACATCATAAAGCAGTTTGAGTTTACTTTCCGCAGCTCAGTTGAGCATTTTTCCCCGCAGCACCCGATGGACGGCCATGAGCCGACGCCAAAGAAATCACTCCATGCCTTTGGCAATTTGTGCTTGATCAGTCACAGCAAAAATTCCCGCCTGAGCAACTTCCAGCCAACAGCTAAGCAGGAACATTTTGCCGTCAATATTGCGAAAAAGCAGATTGATAGTTTAAAACTCTACGCCATGCTAATGCTGCTTGGGTTAAATGGGGCTTGGACAGAAACAGAAATAAAACAACATGGCGATGAAATGCTTAGCTTGTTGCAGGAAGCCAGCAGAGAACCCAAGGGGGGGCAATAG
- a CDS encoding DUF262 domain-containing protein encodes MSETVDQSVLSVSELLKRLERIAIPIYQRPYKWTLKNVSQLFHDLQTHQDKSAYRLGTVVFHSHQDKDIQCLDIVDGQQRTLTLVLAVWAVIEKRLEKLKCQDLRELLLTLKPIVLQFMEKQQFVSQISKQNLHQNYRELRRLVSRSEFSETHIEFLLHKCQVVVFALENVSEAFQFFDSQNARGRDLDPHDLLKAYHLREFPEHETALKAATVAHWESLNSNDLADLFANYLYRIRQWAQGKSARYFGKEQAGLFKGVNLAKVDHFPYVKSLDIAHHFVDDYNNQYQRKVDGQKQAFPFGLDQMIINGRRFFEMAEHYQQQVSAIISNEHTPVSVDQPVIINDEELSTQASEIIKILNSYKARTRTGDQYVRSMFDCAVIFYMDKFGTHGLSSAIEKIFIWAYRCRIKQQAVQLATMDNHVLNSNLFRIIKEARLPNDVLSIPLETIGAADNKNNARSGNAEQDELVNLFRGMSYYE; translated from the coding sequence ATGAGCGAGACAGTCGATCAGTCAGTCCTTTCCGTCAGCGAACTTTTAAAGCGTCTGGAACGTATTGCCATCCCTATTTATCAGCGCCCTTATAAATGGACGCTGAAAAACGTTTCGCAATTATTCCACGATTTGCAAACTCATCAGGATAAATCGGCTTACCGATTGGGTACAGTCGTATTCCATTCACACCAAGACAAAGACATTCAGTGTTTAGACATTGTTGATGGCCAGCAGCGTACGCTGACCTTGGTGTTGGCGGTTTGGGCTGTTATTGAAAAGCGCCTGGAAAAACTCAAATGTCAGGATTTGCGTGAGCTTCTGTTAACGCTAAAACCTATCGTTCTGCAATTCATGGAAAAGCAGCAGTTCGTCAGTCAGATTTCGAAACAAAATTTGCATCAAAATTATAGGGAACTCAGACGTCTGGTATCGCGCAGTGAATTCTCCGAAACACATATCGAATTCTTGTTGCATAAGTGTCAGGTAGTGGTGTTTGCCCTTGAGAATGTCTCCGAGGCGTTCCAGTTTTTTGACTCGCAAAATGCGCGGGGCCGCGATCTTGATCCCCACGATTTACTAAAGGCCTATCATCTGCGTGAATTCCCCGAACATGAAACGGCGCTAAAAGCGGCCACTGTCGCTCACTGGGAGAGTTTAAACAGTAATGATTTGGCCGATTTGTTTGCAAACTACCTATACCGAATACGCCAATGGGCCCAAGGCAAGTCTGCCCGCTACTTTGGTAAAGAGCAGGCGGGTTTATTTAAAGGCGTGAATCTCGCTAAGGTTGATCATTTCCCCTACGTTAAATCACTGGACATTGCACACCATTTTGTGGATGACTATAACAATCAGTATCAGCGTAAAGTCGATGGTCAGAAACAGGCGTTTCCGTTTGGCCTGGATCAGATGATTATCAACGGTCGGCGTTTTTTCGAGATGGCCGAACATTATCAGCAACAAGTGTCTGCCATCATTTCCAACGAACATACCCCTGTTAGTGTTGACCAGCCAGTGATTATCAATGACGAGGAACTCAGCACTCAAGCCAGTGAAATTATCAAAATCTTAAACAGTTACAAAGCTCGTACTCGTACGGGGGATCAATATGTACGCTCTATGTTTGATTGTGCGGTGATTTTTTATATGGATAAGTTCGGTACGCATGGGCTATCAAGCGCGATTGAAAAAATATTCATTTGGGCCTACAGATGTCGCATAAAACAGCAGGCCGTACAGTTGGCGACCATGGACAATCATGTGTTGAACAGCAATCTCTTTAGAATTATCAAGGAGGCAAGACTACCTAACGATGTGCTCTCCATTCCACTGGAAACAATAGGCGCTGCTGACAATAAAAACAACGCTCGGAGTGGCAACGCAGAACAGGATGAGCTGGTGAATTTGTTCAGAGGGATGAGCTACTATGAATAG
- a CDS encoding restriction endonuclease subunit S, whose amino-acid sequence MNSELQKVPKGYKQTEVGVIPEEWCVLRFDNVAKLERGKFSARPRNDPKYFGGKIPFIQTGDIARFNGVEVTYSQTLNEEGLKVSRIFPAETLFFTIAANIGDVAIVSFPVACPDSLIAISSNSDINKYWLMQTLKFRKSEFESLATHNAQLNINLEKLNPYLLAVPALKEQTAIANALSDVDALITSLEKLIAKKRVIKTAAMQQLLTGKKRLPPFGTGKHPSGNATNGQSPANPQNNKTTTPGYKQTELGEIPVDWEVVELKNIVESQRLPSGLYKDQKYYGSGTKIIKLGDVFKLDQFNPELTQRTVITAEESRAYKVAIGDIFIALASVKLEGVGKVMVVNLLDELTVYDHNVALIRANNNCCSKYLFYLLRSESVRSQVKMNATQVGTSFLKASTILGFSLLFPTIEEQKAIAEILSDIDSEITALEQRLNKTQQIKQGMMQELLTGKTRLVEREVG is encoded by the coding sequence GTGAATAGCGAATTGCAGAAGGTGCCGAAGGGGTACAAGCAGACGGAAGTTGGGGTTATTCCTGAAGAATGGTGCGTCCTGAGGTTTGATAATGTTGCCAAATTGGAACGGGGAAAGTTTAGTGCGCGACCTAGGAATGATCCAAAATATTTTGGTGGAAAAATTCCATTCATTCAAACTGGCGATATAGCGAGATTCAATGGGGTCGAAGTTACATACAGTCAGACGTTGAACGAAGAAGGACTGAAAGTTAGTCGGATTTTTCCGGCGGAAACGCTTTTTTTTACTATTGCCGCAAATATCGGTGATGTTGCTATAGTTTCTTTTCCTGTTGCTTGTCCAGATAGTTTAATTGCAATTAGTAGTAATTCAGATATAAATAAGTATTGGTTAATGCAAACGTTAAAATTCAGGAAGTCAGAATTTGAATCGCTTGCTACACACAATGCTCAGTTGAATATAAATTTAGAAAAATTAAACCCGTACCTACTTGCTGTTCCTGCGTTAAAAGAACAAACCGCCATAGCCAACGCCCTCTCCGATGTCGATGCCCTAATCACCTCACTAGAAAAACTCATCGCCAAAAAACGCGTAATAAAAACCGCCGCCATGCAACAACTGCTCACCGGTAAAAAACGCCTACCGCCTTTTGGCACAGGCAAACACCCATCGGGCAACGCCACCAATGGCCAATCGCCGGCCAACCCCCAAAACAACAAAACCACCACCCCAGGCTACAAACAAACCGAACTGGGTGAAATACCGGTGGATTGGGAGGTGGTGGAGCTAAAGAATATTGTAGAGAGCCAAAGGCTGCCGTCTGGTTTATATAAAGATCAAAAGTATTACGGATCTGGGACAAAAATAATTAAGCTCGGGGATGTGTTTAAACTAGACCAATTCAACCCTGAATTAACGCAACGGACTGTAATTACTGCTGAAGAATCGAGAGCTTATAAGGTAGCCATTGGAGATATATTTATAGCACTAGCCTCTGTAAAGCTTGAAGGGGTTGGGAAGGTTATGGTCGTAAACTTACTAGATGAATTGACTGTTTATGATCACAATGTTGCGCTAATTCGAGCCAACAATAATTGTTGCAGTAAATATCTTTTTTACCTTCTTCGATCAGAATCAGTCAGATCTCAGGTGAAAATGAATGCTACGCAAGTAGGAACTAGCTTTTTGAAGGCGAGTACGATATTGGGTTTTTCGTTACTATTCCCAACAATAGAAGAGCAGAAAGCTATTGCTGAAATTCTATCTGACATCGATAGCGAAATTACCGCATTAGAACAACGCCTCAACAAAACCCAACAAATCAAACAAGGCATGATGCAAGAGCTGCTCACCGGTAAAACACGATTAGTGGAGCGGGAGGTGGGTTAA
- a CDS encoding type I restriction-modification system subunit M, translated as MAIKKTELYSSLWASCDELRGGMDASQYKDYVLTFLFLKYVSDKYQTDPKAMIVVPEGCSFADMVKLKGDKEIGEKLNIVLDGIAKTNELPWLANKDNDFNDEERLGKGKEMVDRLSKLVGIFEGLDFGGNSAQGDDLLGDAYEYLMRNFATESGKSKGQFYTPAEVSRILAKVVGITQETTQDQTVYDPTAGSGSLLLKAADEAKNGLSIYGQEKDVATTALCRMNMILHNNADAEIAPGGHSTIAEPEYKADGASATNDSNESLKLFDFAVANPPFSLKAWNNGLRRDDSGVDIYRRFEYGEPPEKNGDYAFLLHILKSLKSTGKAAVILPHGVLFRGNAEATIRRNLIKQGYIKGIIGLPANLFYGTGIPACIIVIDKAGAKARLESSACSGRDSDIKKSGVFMIDASKGYMKDGPKNRLREQDLHKIVDVFNKQIEQTGYSRMVGFSEIEGNEYNLNIPRYIDSSAQEDLHDLSAHLSGGIPNRDIEALAPYWQVFPTLRQTLFAPLQDKEGRDGYSQALVKATAVKTTILDHSEFKQFAELSIEIFHQWKAKVQLHKLSQSDLPKEFIYRISEELLEAFTQAPLLDRYDMYQIIMDYWAEVMQDDVYFITQDGWAAANSIRELVVKKGEKQKETPDLIINKSKYKAELIPPALIVKRYFAKEQAAIDTLQSELDACTQELETYIEEHGIEGGLLEDAINDSGKVNKASIAARLKHLTTVIPAQAGIQDELTALNTAKQLFEADAAHKKAVKTAQEALDKQVFKHFASLTEAQNLTLIVEDKWLATLQANIIAEIERVTQQLANRVKTLEERYAEPLPALTQSVEALSAKVDEHLKKMGLQW; from the coding sequence ATGGCCATCAAAAAAACCGAACTCTACTCCTCCCTCTGGGCAAGCTGCGACGAACTGCGCGGCGGTATGGATGCCTCGCAATACAAAGATTACGTGCTCACCTTTCTGTTTTTAAAGTACGTGTCCGACAAATACCAAACAGACCCCAAAGCCATGATCGTGGTGCCAGAGGGTTGCAGCTTTGCTGATATGGTAAAACTAAAGGGCGATAAAGAAATCGGCGAAAAGCTTAACATCGTGCTCGATGGCATCGCCAAAACGAATGAATTGCCGTGGCTGGCCAACAAAGATAACGACTTCAACGACGAAGAGCGCTTAGGCAAAGGCAAAGAAATGGTCGATCGCCTTTCCAAACTGGTAGGCATATTCGAAGGCCTGGATTTTGGCGGCAACAGCGCCCAGGGCGATGACCTACTGGGCGACGCCTACGAATACCTCATGCGTAACTTCGCCACCGAATCCGGCAAAAGCAAAGGCCAGTTTTACACCCCAGCCGAAGTCTCGCGCATATTGGCCAAAGTGGTGGGCATTACCCAAGAAACCACCCAAGACCAAACCGTTTACGACCCCACTGCAGGTTCCGGCTCGCTGTTATTAAAAGCCGCCGATGAGGCTAAAAATGGCCTCAGCATATACGGGCAAGAGAAAGACGTAGCCACCACCGCACTGTGCCGTATGAACATGATATTGCACAACAATGCCGATGCCGAAATCGCCCCCGGTGGCCACAGCACCATAGCCGAGCCAGAATACAAAGCCGATGGCGCAAGTGCCACCAATGACAGCAACGAGAGCCTAAAACTGTTTGACTTTGCCGTAGCCAACCCGCCATTTTCACTTAAAGCATGGAACAACGGCCTTCGGCGCGACGACAGCGGCGTGGATATTTATCGGCGCTTTGAATACGGCGAGCCACCCGAAAAAAATGGTGACTACGCATTTTTACTGCACATTCTTAAATCCCTCAAAAGCACCGGTAAAGCCGCCGTTATTTTGCCCCACGGCGTACTCTTTCGCGGCAATGCCGAAGCCACGATTCGCCGCAACCTTATAAAACAAGGCTACATTAAAGGCATTATCGGTTTACCCGCCAACCTGTTTTACGGCACCGGCATACCTGCTTGTATTATCGTTATCGATAAAGCCGGAGCCAAGGCGCGATTAGAAAGCAGCGCCTGCAGCGGTCGCGATAGCGACATTAAAAAAAGCGGGGTTTTTATGATCGACGCCAGCAAAGGCTACATGAAAGACGGCCCCAAAAATCGCCTGCGCGAGCAAGACCTGCATAAAATTGTTGATGTATTCAACAAGCAAATCGAACAAACTGGCTACAGCCGCATGGTGGGCTTTAGCGAAATAGAAGGCAACGAATACAACCTGAATATTCCGCGTTATATAGACAGCTCTGCCCAAGAAGACTTACACGACCTAAGCGCCCATTTAAGCGGTGGCATACCTAACCGCGATATCGAAGCCTTAGCCCCGTATTGGCAAGTATTCCCTACCTTGCGCCAAACCCTGTTTGCTCCATTACAGGATAAAGAAGGCCGCGACGGTTACAGCCAAGCCCTAGTAAAAGCCACAGCAGTAAAAACCACCATACTCGACCACTCAGAATTTAAACAATTCGCCGAGCTAAGTATTGAAATATTCCACCAGTGGAAGGCCAAGGTGCAATTGCACAAGCTAAGCCAAAGCGATTTACCCAAAGAATTTATTTACCGCATCTCGGAAGAATTGCTAGAGGCATTCACTCAAGCCCCATTACTCGACCGCTACGACATGTACCAAATCATCATGGATTACTGGGCCGAAGTCATGCAAGACGACGTGTACTTTATCACCCAAGACGGCTGGGCAGCCGCCAACAGCATTCGCGAGCTGGTAGTTAAAAAAGGCGAAAAGCAAAAGGAAACCCCCGACCTAATTATTAATAAAAGCAAATACAAAGCCGAACTTATTCCCCCAGCATTAATCGTAAAACGCTACTTCGCCAAAGAACAGGCCGCTATCGACACCCTGCAAAGCGAACTGGATGCTTGTACTCAAGAGCTAGAAACATACATTGAAGAACACGGCATAGAAGGCGGCCTACTGGAAGACGCCATTAACGACAGCGGCAAAGTCAACAAAGCCAGTATTGCCGCGCGTTTAAAACACCTAACCACCGTCATTCCCGCGCAGGCGGGAATCCAAGATGAACTTACCGCACTCAACACCGCCAAACAATTATTCGAAGCCGACGCCGCCCATAAAAAAGCCGTAAAAACCGCGCAAGAAGCCTTGGATAAACAAGTCTTTAAACACTTCGCCAGCTTAACAGAAGCACAAAACCTTACGCTGATAGTAGAAGATAAATGGCTCGCCACTTTACAAGCCAACATCATTGCCGAAATAGAACGCGTAACCCAACAACTGGCTAACCGCGTTAAAACATTGGAAGAGCGTTATGCCGAACCCTTGCCTGCCTTAACGCAAAGTGTGGAAGCCTTAAGTGCAAAAGTGGATGAGCATTTGAAAAAGATGGGGTTGCAGTGGTGA
- a CDS encoding Rap1a/Tai family immunity protein: protein MKKYLILVALFLSINSYANFQTLDELFKACEAPVDPKMSEVMLESQCLGYVAGVIDASQVIFSVRPTSLLFCLPEGGVTPDLALKATKKWVKAHPKDSAGTTARMGLIIGLAQSYPCR, encoded by the coding sequence ATGAAAAAGTATTTAATCTTGGTAGCACTGTTTTTATCAATAAATTCATATGCTAATTTTCAAACACTAGATGAATTGTTTAAAGCATGTGAAGCGCCTGTCGATCCAAAAATGTCTGAAGTAATGCTTGAATCGCAGTGTTTGGGTTATGTGGCCGGTGTTATCGATGCGTCACAAGTGATTTTTTCGGTAAGGCCTACTTCGCTGCTGTTTTGCCTCCCAGAAGGTGGCGTTACACCTGACTTAGCGTTAAAGGCTACAAAAAAATGGGTTAAAGCCCACCCAAAAGACAGTGCGGGAACAACAGCAAGAATGGGATTAATTATTGGCCTAGCTCAAAGCTACCCCTGTAGATAG
- the hsdR gene encoding EcoAI/FtnUII family type I restriction enzme subunit R, translating into MKKSHPKANEADTRANLIDPQLKANGWGVVEHSYIRREQICPGPILSGGKRGKSVTSDYVLVYQGRKLTVVEAKREGLNYTEGVRQAKDYATRLKCRLAYATNGREIYQMDMQTGEESLVDNYLTPEELWNLSFDKPEPDYTKIWRERFAQCPYETKSGSWKLRYYQENAINCVLDAVAKGEQRILLTLATGTGKTAIAFQVAWKLFQCRWRLKSQLTPDSELRRPRILFLADRNILANQAYNSFSAFPEDALLRIAPDELRKLNKENEVDMNVAQPAKLRKTKLKNVPKNAAIFFTIFQTVSTGKNEEESATAYFQDYPTGFFDFIIIDECHRGGANDESAWRDVLNHFAPAVQLGLTATPKRKDNVDTYKYFGDPVYSYTLKQGINDGFLTPFKVYPIVGTMDEYIYTPGDGVVVQGDPQPGTLYKEGDFNRIITIPQREQMRVKYWMDKFNPSEKTIVFCATQEHAGIVRDYINQYAAEKGWQNHPDYCVRVTANDGAAGETYLRTFQDNEKTIPTILTTSRKLSTGVDARNVRNIVLMRLCNNMIEFKQIIGRGTRMYDGKDFFTIYDFVKAHQNFADPDWDGEPLPPEECAICNEAPCVCEPEPCDTCGFTPCNCPNPPCPKCGSDPCICEPEPCAVCGNNPCVCEPEACAECGNTPCSCNKKIVITLSDGKARQIHHISAVMYWSEEGKPITAPEFVKRMFGDLPQFFENEDQLREIWSDPDTREKLLIDLSEAGYDEEKLDSMKTVIGAKNSDVYDVLAFVAYAIETRTRIERVEHAKPSIALAYENNKQREFIDFILDKYIQDGVKELAANKMSSLIALKYNTIADAAAILGAPKKIRETFVGFQKHLYSDVPRSDS; encoded by the coding sequence ATGAAAAAATCACACCCCAAAGCCAACGAAGCTGATACGCGGGCCAATTTAATTGACCCACAACTAAAAGCTAATGGCTGGGGTGTAGTTGAACACAGCTATATTCGCCGCGAGCAAATTTGCCCCGGCCCCATTCTTAGCGGTGGCAAACGCGGTAAAAGCGTTACCAGCGATTATGTATTGGTGTACCAAGGTCGTAAGTTAACAGTGGTAGAGGCTAAAAGAGAAGGCTTAAACTATACCGAGGGCGTGCGCCAAGCCAAAGACTACGCCACCCGCTTAAAATGTCGCCTAGCCTACGCCACCAATGGGCGCGAAATTTACCAAATGGATATGCAAACCGGGGAAGAGAGCTTAGTTGATAACTACCTAACACCCGAAGAACTTTGGAACTTAAGCTTTGATAAGCCTGAGCCAGATTACACCAAAATATGGCGCGAACGCTTTGCCCAATGCCCCTACGAAACCAAAAGCGGCAGTTGGAAGCTGCGCTACTACCAAGAAAATGCTATTAACTGCGTATTAGATGCCGTCGCCAAAGGTGAACAACGTATATTGCTTACCTTAGCCACCGGCACCGGTAAAACCGCCATTGCCTTTCAAGTGGCATGGAAGTTATTCCAATGCCGCTGGCGTTTAAAATCCCAACTTACCCCAGATTCCGAACTTCGCCGCCCCCGCATTCTATTTTTGGCCGACCGAAATATACTCGCCAACCAAGCCTACAACTCATTTTCCGCCTTCCCAGAAGATGCCTTACTGCGCATTGCCCCCGATGAATTACGCAAGCTAAACAAAGAAAACGAAGTGGATATGAATGTTGCGCAACCGGCTAAGTTGCGCAAAACAAAGTTAAAAAACGTACCTAAAAACGCCGCAATATTTTTTACCATTTTTCAAACCGTTTCCACCGGTAAAAACGAAGAAGAAAGCGCAACCGCCTATTTTCAAGATTACCCCACAGGCTTTTTCGATTTTATTATTATCGACGAATGCCACCGTGGCGGCGCCAACGACGAAAGCGCATGGCGCGATGTTCTCAACCATTTTGCACCCGCCGTACAATTAGGTTTAACCGCCACACCCAAACGCAAAGACAACGTAGACACCTATAAATACTTTGGCGACCCGGTGTACAGCTACACCCTTAAGCAAGGCATTAACGACGGCTTTTTAACACCCTTTAAGGTGTACCCCATCGTCGGCACAATGGACGAATACATCTATACCCCCGGTGATGGCGTAGTGGTGCAAGGCGACCCACAACCCGGCACGCTGTATAAAGAGGGCGACTTCAATCGCATTATTACCATCCCCCAGCGCGAGCAAATGCGTGTTAAATATTGGATGGATAAATTCAACCCCAGCGAAAAAACCATAGTGTTTTGTGCCACCCAAGAACACGCCGGTATAGTGCGCGATTACATTAATCAATACGCCGCCGAAAAGGGCTGGCAAAACCACCCCGACTATTGCGTACGCGTTACCGCAAACGATGGCGCCGCAGGCGAAACCTATTTGCGCACCTTTCAAGACAACGAAAAAACCATACCCACCATACTCACCACCTCGCGTAAATTATCCACCGGGGTAGATGCCCGCAACGTGCGCAATATTGTACTTATGCGCCTTTGCAACAACATGATCGAGTTTAAACAAATAATTGGGCGCGGCACCCGCATGTACGATGGTAAAGATTTCTTCACCATCTACGACTTTGTAAAAGCCCACCAAAACTTTGCCGACCCCGATTGGGATGGCGAACCACTACCGCCAGAGGAATGCGCTATTTGTAACGAAGCGCCATGCGTATGCGAGCCAGAGCCTTGCGACACCTGCGGCTTTACGCCCTGTAACTGCCCCAATCCACCATGCCCAAAATGCGGAAGCGACCCCTGTATTTGCGAACCAGAGCCCTGCGCGGTATGCGGTAATAACCCTTGCGTTTGCGAACCAGAAGCCTGCGCCGAATGTGGCAATACGCCCTGTAGCTGTAACAAAAAAATCGTGATTACATTGAGCGACGGTAAGGCTCGCCAAATACACCATATATCCGCAGTTATGTATTGGAGCGAAGAGGGTAAGCCCATTACGGCACCAGAATTTGTTAAGCGCATGTTCGGCGACCTGCCGCAGTTTTTCGAAAACGAAGATCAACTACGCGAAATATGGAGTGATCCTGATACCCGTGAAAAGTTATTAATTGATCTTTCCGAAGCAGGCTACGACGAAGAAAAGCTAGACAGCATGAAAACCGTAATCGGCGCGAAAAACAGCGACGTATACGACGTATTGGCCTTTGTCGCTTACGCAATAGAAACCCGTACCCGTATAGAAAGAGTAGAGCACGCCAAGCCTTCTATTGCGCTAGCCTATGAAAACAATAAGCAGCGAGAGTTTATTGATTTTATACTCGATAAATATATTCAAGACGGCGTAAAAGAATTGGCCGCCAATAAAATGAGTAGTTTGATAGCGCTTAAATACAACACTATAGCCGACGCAGCCGCTATTCTTGGGGCACCTAAAAAGATACGCGAAACCTTCGTCGGTTTTCAGAAGCATTTATACAGCGATGTACCGCGTAGTGATTCATAG